The Synergistaceae bacterium region TGCCCCACCTTTTCGCCAGCGCCTCGCTTATATTTTCTGTACGTGTATGTTCGAGCAGTTTTTTCCCGTCAGAAAAAACTCTGATCGTTATCTCCGGATGTATCAGCGCGTAATCATTTACTATCTGGATTATGCGTCGAAGCTCGGCCGATGCGGTCTTCAGAAATTTTCGCCTAGCAGGTAGGTTATAAAACAGGTCATCAACCTGAATTCTGGTCCCGGGCCTGCAGGGGTTATCCGTGTGGAGTGTGACCATACCTCCCTCGCAGCGTATTATGCCGCCCGTTTCAGAGTCTGCGGTCCTGCTTCTTATTTCAAGGCGGCTTACCGCGGCTACGCTCGCAAGCGCCTCTCCCCTGTAACCAAGAGTTGATATCCTCTCAAGGTCGTCAAGCGAGCTTATCTTGCTCGTGGCATATCTCTCAAGCGCGAGCGGCAGTTCCTCGCACGAAATTCCCACGCCGTCATCTTCAATGACAAAAGATGTCTTGCCTCCCTGTTCTATATAGATATTCATGTTTCGAGCCGATGCATCTATAGCATTCTCTATGAGCTCTTTCGCGACGGAAGACGGCCTTTCTATGACCTCTCCTGCCGCTATCCTGGTCGCTATGTCGGCATCAAGTTTTTTTATCATGAAAAACCCAGCGCTTTCCGGCTCTCTTCCCTGAGCCTGTAGACAAGTTCAAGTGCCTCCATCGGAGTCATTTCGTCAGGATCGACGGATGAGAGTTCCTCAAGCACGGCCTCCTGCCTTATATCAAAAAGTATCATCTGATTCTGTGCGCCTGTGCCATCCGGGATCTTTCTCCCTGCATCAGATTTCTCAAATTGATCAAGCAGCTCTTTGGAGCGCCGCAGGACAACGGAAGGCACTCCTGCAAGGCGCGCTACCTCTATGCCGTATGAACGGTCAGACGGAGAGGGTACAACTTTATGCAGGAAAGTTATGCCGTTTGCGTTCTCCTCAACGGCCATGCTCAGGTTCACGACACATGGCAGCCTTCCGGCAAGCTGCGTAAGTTCATGGTAATGAGTCGCAAAAAGCACCCTTGCCCGGCGCTGCTCCTGGCTCTGCAGGTATTCCACGACTGACCATGCGATGCTCAATCCGTCGTATGTAGAAGTTCCCCTGCCGACTTCATCCAGCACGACAAGGCTTCTGTCAGTAACATTCCTCAGGATATTGGCGGTCTCTACCATCTCGACCATGAAGGTGCTCTGCCCTCTCGCAAGTTCGTCCCGCGCACCTATTCTTGTGAAGACCCTGTCTATGACGCCGATATGCGCGCTCTCGGCAGGGATATAGGAGCCCATATGCGCCAGTATGGCGATGAGTGCGGCCGTCCGCAGATATGTGGATTTTCCGGCCATGTTCGGACCTGTGATTATTGCGATCCTCTGTCCTGTTAAGCTGCTGAAATTATAATCATTGGGAGTAAACGGCTGGCGGCCCAGCGTTACCTCTATCACCGGATGGCGTGCCCCTTTGACTATAAAGTCTGTACCCATATCCATAAAGGGACGGACATAATCCCTTTCGCAGGCAACGTCTGCAAGTGAATATAAAACGTCCGTCACAGCTATAAACTGTGCGGCTTTCTGTACCGCGGTACTGTAGGAGAGTGTCGTATCCACGAGCTGCCCGTATATTTCCGCTTCGAGATCCAGCATCTCCTCTTCCGCGCTGAACATTTCCTTTTCAAATGCCTTAAGTTCCTCAGTTATGAAGCGTTCCGCGTTCACAAGCGTCTGTTTCCTTATATAGTCAGGGGGGACCTTATCAAGGCTCCCCTTTGGGATCTCAAGATAGTAGCCAAAAACCTTGTTGACGCCAGCCTTTAGGTTTTTTATCCCTGTCCTGCTGCGCTCGGCTTCCTCAAATCGTTCAAGCCAGACTGCGGAATCCGACGCCTTTTCCTTCCATTCATCCAGCGCGGGGCTGTATCCCTTTCTTATAACTCCGCCGTCACGCACAAAACGCGGCACAGTATCGGAGAGAGCCGCACATAGCAGTTCGGAAAGATGTGAGACATCAGGCACGTCAGCCCACACGGCAAGAGCAGGTGATAAAAGGACAAGTTTTTTTATCTCCGGCAGCACTGAAAGAGTCTCCTTGACTGCCAGAAGGTCGGACGGCGTCCCCATATTAAGCGTTATGCGGCCTATTGATTTCGCAATATCCCTGCACTCTGAAAGCAGCCTGCCAAGTTCGGCGGCAAGTTGCCTTTCCTGCACGAGCACTGCAATGGAGGACTGCCTCTGTCCTATCGCATCGAGGTCCTGCAGGGGAGACAATATCCATTCTTTCAGCAGCCTTTTGCCCATAGGCGTGCGGCAACGGTTTAGCACATAATAAAGAGATGTTCCCTGAGGTTCGATAAGCTCAAGGTTTATCTGTGTGCTCTGATCAAGCACAAGATTTTCCGAGGGAAGAATAGGAGTTATACAAGAGATGTGCTTCGCCTGCGAGAACTGCGTCTCCTCCAGATAGCGGAGAGCCGCATAAGCGGCCCCTGAGGCGGGATCCATATCGTCGAGACCCATTGAATTCAGCGTCGCAATGTCCCACTTCCTGCAAAGCCACGCTGATGCCGCTTGAACGCTGAATTCGCCCTTTTCGCGTTCAACTATATTTGCACCGGTAATGTTGGGGACAAGCGTACAGAGCAATTCACACTGCCCTTTGCGCACCAGTATTTCATCAGGCTTGAATGATGACAGAATAGATGCTGCCTCTTCGGCAGGGAAGGTACCTGCCTTCAGCGTTCCGCTTCCTGAGATGAGCAGGGCGATGGAGACATTTTTGCCGTCAAATATGCATGCTGCGAGATGTCCGTCAGACTCAGAATTTTCGGGAAGCCATGTGCCTGGTGTGATGATACGGGTGACTTCACGCTGCACAAGTGTCTTCCCGTCCGGTTCCGTGATCTGGTCGCATATGGCCACCCTGTAGCCCGCAGATATAAGACGCCCGAGGTATGAGTCTACCGAATGGAACGGCACTCCTGCCATCGGTATCGCGTTATCCGCGTCGCGGGAACGGGAGGTGAGAACAATATCAAGCACTGATGATGCCGTCATGGCGTCATCAAAGAACATCTCATAGAAGTCTCCCATGCGGAAAAAAAGAAGGCAGTCCGGGTACTGTTCTTTCCAATGAATATACTGTTCCAGCATGGGGGTCATTTTTATCCCCTGCGGAAGTTCCAACTCAGTTATGTCCTCCCTCTGTCCAGATAGCTCTGCAGAAGAAGCGCAGCTGCGATCTTGTCGACCTTCTGCTTTCTTCCTCTGCGTGACACATCAGCTTCTATAAGCGCCTGCTGCGCTATGGCGGTCGTGAAGCGTTCATCCCAGAATTCTATCTCGAGATCCGGGAAGCGGTCCCTGATAGTCTCTGCCGTATCCCTCATCTTTATGGCTTCAGGCCCCTCGCTGCCATCAGTCCTGCGCGGAAGTCCCACCAGAAGCTTGGGGTTCTCATATACCGCCGTTATCTCAGCAAGTTCTTCCAGCCATTCACCCTCTGCGCGGAGCACTGCGATCCCCTGGGCAAAAAAGCCGAGAGGATCGCTCACTGCGACCCCTATCCTTACAGTTCCTATATCAAGCGCTATGATCCTCTGCAATAAACTATTCCTTATTCTTCATGAGGTCTGCAAATATTTCGGGAGCTTTGGCAAAAGCTTCTTCCAACTTAGAGGCGTCAGGTGCGCCGCCCTGAGCGAGATTTGGTCTCCCGCCGCCCTTACCGCCCATTATCACAGCTATATCCTTAAGCAGCGTGCCTGCATTGACGCCCTTTTTGACAGCTTCCTCACTTG contains the following coding sequences:
- the ruvX gene encoding Holliday junction resolvase RuvX; translation: MQRIIALDIGTVRIGVAVSDPLGFFAQGIAVLRAEGEWLEELAEITAVYENPKLLVGLPRRTDGSEGPEAIKMRDTAETIRDRFPDLEIEFWDERFTTAIAQQALIEADVSRRGRKQKVDKIAAALLLQSYLDRGRT
- the mutS gene encoding DNA mismatch repair protein MutS; the encoded protein is MELPQGIKMTPMLEQYIHWKEQYPDCLLFFRMGDFYEMFFDDAMTASSVLDIVLTSRSRDADNAIPMAGVPFHSVDSYLGRLISAGYRVAICDQITEPDGKTLVQREVTRIITPGTWLPENSESDGHLAACIFDGKNVSIALLISGSGTLKAGTFPAEEAASILSSFKPDEILVRKGQCELLCTLVPNITGANIVEREKGEFSVQAASAWLCRKWDIATLNSMGLDDMDPASGAAYAALRYLEETQFSQAKHISCITPILPSENLVLDQSTQINLELIEPQGTSLYYVLNRCRTPMGKRLLKEWILSPLQDLDAIGQRQSSIAVLVQERQLAAELGRLLSECRDIAKSIGRITLNMGTPSDLLAVKETLSVLPEIKKLVLLSPALAVWADVPDVSHLSELLCAALSDTVPRFVRDGGVIRKGYSPALDEWKEKASDSAVWLERFEEAERSRTGIKNLKAGVNKVFGYYLEIPKGSLDKVPPDYIRKQTLVNAERFITEELKAFEKEMFSAEEEMLDLEAEIYGQLVDTTLSYSTAVQKAAQFIAVTDVLYSLADVACERDYVRPFMDMGTDFIVKGARHPVIEVTLGRQPFTPNDYNFSSLTGQRIAIITGPNMAGKSTYLRTAALIAILAHMGSYIPAESAHIGVIDRVFTRIGARDELARGQSTFMVEMVETANILRNVTDRSLVVLDEVGRGTSTYDGLSIAWSVVEYLQSQEQRRARVLFATHYHELTQLAGRLPCVVNLSMAVEENANGITFLHKVVPSPSDRSYGIEVARLAGVPSVVLRRSKELLDQFEKSDAGRKIPDGTGAQNQMILFDIRQEAVLEELSSVDPDEMTPMEALELVYRLREESRKALGFS